A DNA window from Methanobacterium sp. contains the following coding sequences:
- a CDS encoding cysteine hydrolase family protein, whose product MKRALLVIDVQNEYFTGKLPVTYPKNSFENIIKVIDFANENNIPVLLIQHTNPGKDAVTFKKGTAEHKIHAEVLKRGYDKIIEKNLPGSFTGTELGLWLKENDIDTIVISGYMTQMCCDTTARQAMHMGFNVEFLSDATGTLDISNSAGEISAEELHNAILITQAMRFSKVMSTDEWIKTAVNYK is encoded by the coding sequence ATGAAAAGAGCACTACTTGTAATTGATGTACAGAATGAATATTTCACAGGAAAATTACCAGTTACATATCCCAAAAACAGCTTTGAAAATATTATTAAAGTTATAGATTTTGCAAATGAAAATAATATTCCAGTACTTCTTATTCAACACACCAATCCTGGAAAAGATGCAGTTACCTTTAAAAAAGGTACTGCTGAACACAAAATCCACGCAGAAGTCTTAAAAAGAGGATATGACAAAATCATAGAGAAAAATTTGCCAGGAAGTTTTACAGGGACAGAATTAGGGCTCTGGCTTAAAGAAAATGACATAGATACTATTGTAATCAGCGGATATATGACTCAAATGTGCTGCGATACCACTGCAAGACAAGCTATGCATATGGGTTTTAATGTTGAATTTTTAAGTGATGCTACAGGAACACTTGATATATCAAATTCTGCTGGAGAAATCAGCGCTGAAGAACTGCATAACGCCATATTAATTACACAGGCCATGAGGTTCAGTAAAGTCATGTCTACAGATGAATGGATAAAAACAGCTGTAAACTATAAATAA